A genome region from Bufo gargarizans isolate SCDJY-AF-19 chromosome 2, ASM1485885v1, whole genome shotgun sequence includes the following:
- the LOC122925447 gene encoding olfactory receptor 1468-like, which translates to MQSDNVSLVAEIFLLGFQNFHGITNVFFLLLLLVYIVTVCGNLLIILAVSYSRSLHSPMYFFLSQLSFSDILLSSIIVPNMLRVVLYGGSFVSFIGCLIQFYFFTASESIECLLLTVMSYDRYQAICNPLHYTSVMTLTFCVKILLLFWLFIFAIILMISVTMSDLRFCGPNIIDHFFCDFDPLLELSCSNTFIVRMESKLLAVPLVICPFTVIIVSYAYIIITILKIPSVTGRRKTFSTCSSHLAVVSLYYGSLISIYLFPNRENAKKILSLFYTVVTPVLNPLIYSFRNKDIKQALGKILCSKSKIF; encoded by the coding sequence ATGCAGTCTGACAATGTCAGTTTAGTGGCTGAAATATTTCTTTTGGGTTTTCAGAACTTCCATGGTATAACAAACGTTTTCTTTCTTCTGTTGCTTCTTGTATACATTGTGACTGTATGTGGAAACCTCCTCATCATCCTAGCCGTGTCCTACAGCCGATCACTCCACTCTCCCATGTACTTCTTCCTCTCCCAACTCTCCTTCTCAGATATTCTACTCTCCTCCATCATAGTACCAAACATGCTCCGAGTCGTATTGTATGGAGGAAGTTTTGTGTCTTTCATTGGCTGTTtaatacagttttatttttttacagcctcTGAATCAATAGAATGTCTTCTCCTGACTGTGATGTCCTACGACCGGTACCAGGCTATCTGCAACCCTCTGCATTACACCTCCGTAATGACTCTTACATTTTGTGTAAAGATTCTCCTGCTCTTTTGGTTGTTTATATTTGCTATCATATTGATGATCTCAGTGACAATGAGTGATTTGCGGTTCTGTGGACCAAACATCATTGATCATTTCTTCTGCGATTTTGACCCTTTACTTGAACTTTCCTGCTCAAATACTTTTATAGTGAGGATGGAAAGCAAGTTATTAGCTGTTCCTTTAGTCATCTGCCCATTCACTGTGATTATAGTTTCATATGCCTATATTATCATCACTATACTAAAGATCCCCTCTGTCACAGGGAGGAGGAAGACCTTCTCCACCTGCAGCTCGCACCTGGCCGTGGTGTCCTTATATTACGGATCACTTATTAGTATCTATTTATTTCCAAATAGGGAAAATGCTAAGAAAATTCTCTCCTTGTTTTACACGGTGGTAACTCCTGTTCTTAACCCCCTGATATATAGCTTCAGGAATAAAGATATTAAGCAGGCCTTAGGAAAGATTTTATGCAGTAAATCCAAAATATTTTAA